In a single window of the Bacillus clarus genome:
- the dnaK gene encoding chaperone protein DnaK → MSKIIGIDLGTTNSCVAVMEGGEPKVIPNPEGNRTTPSVVAFKNEERQVGEVAKRQAITNPNTIMSVKRHMGTDYKVEVEGKDYTPQEISAIILQNLKASAEAYLGETVTKAVITVPAYFNDAERQATKDAGRIAGLEVERIINEPTAAALAYGLEKQDEEQKILVYDLGGGTFDVSILELADGTFEVISTAGDNRLGGDDFDQVIIDHLVAEFKKENNIDLSQDKMALQRLKDAAEKAKKDLSGVTQTQISLPFISAGAAGPLHLELTLTRAKFEELSASLVERTLEPTRRALKDAGFAPSELDKVILVGGSTRIPAVQEAIKRETGKEPYKGVNPDEVVALGAAVQGGVLTGDVEGVLLLDVTPLSLGIETMGGVFTKLIERNTTIPTSKSQVFSTAADNQPAVDIHVLQGERPMSADNKTLGRFQLTDLPPAPRGIPQIEVTFDIDANGIVNVRAKDLGTSKEQAITIQSSSGLSDEEVNRMVQEAEANADADQKRKEEVELRNEADQLVFQTDKVVKDLEGKVDAAEVAKATEAKEALQAAIEKNDLDEIRAKKDALQEIVQQLTVKLYEQAQAAAGQAEGAQGAQDNAGAKKDNVVDAEFEEVKEDK, encoded by the coding sequence ATGAGTAAAATTATCGGTATTGACTTAGGTACAACAAACTCTTGTGTAGCTGTTATGGAAGGTGGAGAACCAAAGGTTATCCCAAATCCAGAAGGAAACCGTACAACACCTTCTGTTGTAGCTTTCAAAAATGAAGAGCGTCAAGTTGGGGAAGTTGCTAAACGTCAAGCAATTACAAACCCAAATACAATTATGTCTGTTAAACGTCATATGGGTACAGACTACAAAGTAGAAGTTGAAGGTAAAGATTATACGCCTCAAGAAATTTCGGCAATCATTTTACAAAACTTAAAAGCTTCTGCTGAAGCATACTTAGGTGAAACAGTAACGAAAGCTGTTATTACAGTTCCAGCATACTTCAACGATGCAGAACGTCAAGCAACAAAAGACGCTGGTCGTATTGCTGGTTTAGAAGTTGAGCGTATCATTAACGAACCAACAGCAGCAGCGCTTGCTTACGGTTTAGAAAAACAAGACGAAGAACAAAAAATTCTAGTATACGACTTAGGTGGCGGTACATTTGACGTATCTATCCTTGAGTTAGCAGATGGAACATTTGAAGTTATTTCAACTGCTGGTGACAACCGTCTTGGTGGAGATGACTTTGACCAAGTTATCATCGATCATTTAGTAGCTGAATTCAAAAAAGAAAATAACATTGACTTAAGCCAAGATAAAATGGCACTTCAACGTCTGAAAGATGCAGCTGAAAAAGCGAAAAAAGATCTTTCTGGTGTAACGCAAACACAAATCTCATTACCATTCATTAGTGCTGGAGCTGCTGGTCCATTACACTTAGAATTAACGTTAACAAGAGCTAAATTCGAAGAACTTTCAGCGAGCCTAGTTGAAAGAACATTAGAGCCAACTCGTCGTGCATTAAAAGACGCTGGTTTTGCTCCAAGCGAATTAGATAAAGTTATCCTTGTTGGTGGTTCTACTCGTATCCCAGCCGTACAAGAAGCAATTAAACGTGAAACTGGTAAAGAGCCATATAAAGGTGTAAACCCAGATGAAGTTGTAGCATTAGGTGCTGCAGTTCAAGGTGGCGTACTTACTGGTGATGTAGAAGGCGTTCTATTATTAGACGTAACTCCACTTTCTTTAGGTATTGAAACTATGGGTGGCGTATTCACAAAATTAATCGAGCGTAACACTACAATTCCAACAAGTAAATCACAAGTATTCTCAACAGCTGCTGATAACCAACCAGCGGTAGACATTCACGTACTACAAGGTGAGCGTCCAATGTCAGCTGATAACAAAACACTAGGCCGTTTCCAATTAACAGATCTTCCGCCAGCACCACGTGGTATTCCACAAATCGAAGTAACATTCGATATCGATGCGAACGGTATTGTTAACGTACGTGCGAAAGATTTAGGAACAAGCAAAGAGCAAGCTATTACAATCCAATCTTCTTCAGGTCTTTCTGACGAAGAAGTAAATCGTATGGTACAAGAAGCAGAAGCAAATGCTGACGCTGACCAAAAGCGTAAGGAAGAAGTTGAACTTCGTAACGAAGCTGACCAACTTGTATTCCAAACAGATAAAGTTGTAAAGGATTTAGAAGGCAAAGTTGATGCAGCTGAAGTAGCGAAAGCAACAGAAGCGAAAGAAGCATTACAAGCGGCAATCGAGAAAAACGACCTTGATGAAATCCGTGCGAAAAAAGATGCTCTTCAAGAAATCGTACAACAATTAACTGTAAAATTATATGAGCAAGCTCAAGCAGCTGCAGGGCAAGCAGAAGGTGCTCAAGGTGCACAAGATAACGCTGGCGCGAAAAAAGACAATGTAGTTGATGCTGAATTTGAAGAAGTAAAAGAAGATAAGTAA